In one Shinella zoogloeoides genomic region, the following are encoded:
- the neuC gene encoding UDP-N-acetylglucosamine 2-epimerase, which produces MTKRRILYVTGTRADFGLMARTLKAIDADEGFALSILVTGMHLSPVYGSTVNEIKAAGFRIAAEVPVDLDVNTGTAMARNLGTMLIGFTDVIERERPDIVLLLGDRGEMLAAAIAATHENIAIVHIHGGERSGTVDEPIRHAISKLAHFHFTSTEDARQRLIRMGERDDRVWAVGAPGLDGLRDGAAVPRAELFASLRLDPSPPVALLVHHPVVQDAGSMARETEAILAGLFAAGCQVVALMPNSDAGGEHVRAALQAAASHPDLRLVTHFPRGDFISWMAAADLMIGNSSAGIIEAGSFGTPVVNIGSRQNLRERNRNVTDVAQADEGLSRSIREVLARGRLEPCNVYGDGASAPRIAALLASIPLDPQALRKFNAY; this is translated from the coding sequence TTGACGAAGCGCCGGATCCTCTATGTCACGGGGACGCGGGCGGATTTCGGCCTGATGGCGCGCACGTTGAAGGCCATCGACGCGGACGAGGGCTTCGCGCTTTCGATCCTGGTCACCGGCATGCACCTCTCCCCGGTCTACGGATCCACGGTGAACGAGATCAAGGCCGCGGGCTTCAGGATCGCCGCCGAGGTGCCGGTCGATCTCGACGTCAACACCGGCACTGCCATGGCGCGCAATCTCGGCACCATGCTCATCGGCTTCACCGACGTCATCGAGCGGGAGCGGCCTGATATCGTGCTGCTTCTGGGGGACAGGGGCGAGATGCTGGCGGCTGCCATCGCGGCGACCCATGAGAATATCGCAATCGTGCATATCCATGGCGGCGAACGGTCGGGAACGGTCGACGAGCCGATCCGGCACGCAATTTCCAAGCTGGCGCACTTCCATTTCACTTCGACGGAAGACGCGCGCCAGCGCCTCATCCGGATGGGAGAGCGCGACGACCGGGTCTGGGCGGTGGGCGCGCCCGGCCTTGACGGCCTTCGCGACGGCGCCGCGGTGCCGCGTGCAGAGCTTTTCGCCTCCCTCCGGCTCGATCCTTCCCCGCCCGTCGCCCTCCTCGTTCATCATCCCGTGGTGCAGGATGCGGGCTCGATGGCGCGGGAAACCGAAGCGATCCTTGCCGGCCTGTTTGCGGCCGGCTGCCAGGTCGTGGCGCTGATGCCGAATTCGGACGCCGGCGGAGAGCATGTTCGCGCGGCCCTGCAGGCGGCGGCATCTCATCCCGATCTTCGCCTCGTCACGCATTTCCCGCGCGGGGACTTCATTTCCTGGATGGCCGCTGCCGACCTGATGATCGGCAATTCCAGCGCCGGTATAATCGAGGCCGGCAGCTTCGGCACGCCCGTCGTCAATATCGGCTCGCGGCAGAACCTTCGCGAGCGTAACCGCAACGTGACGGACGTGGCGCAGGCGGACGAAGGGCTTTCCAGGAGCATCCGTGAAGTCCTGGCGCGCGGGCGACTGGAACCGTGCAACGTCTATGGCGACGGGGCGAGCGCACCGCGCATCGCGGCGCTTCTGGCATCGATACCACTCGACCCCCAGGCCTTGAGAAAATTTAATGCCTATTGA
- the neuB gene encoding N-acetylneuraminate synthase, producing MTMQDKVFIIAEAGVNHNGDPELLKKLVEIAAEAGADAVKFQTFNADRLAMPGADTAAYQKRQTGEGDQHSMLRKLELSDEMHHLAIAHCAKFGIEFMSTPFDEEALEYLSSLDIKRIKVPSGEITNLPFLRACARKALPLILSTGMATLEEVVDAAACVRKEWAAAGHQERPGDLTVLHCTSNYPAKTEESNLRAMATIAKAVNTAIGYSDHTEGLTVSVAAVALGASVVEKHFTVDRDLPGPDHKASLEPQELSDMVRQIRIVEGALGDGVKQPNASELPVRDVVRKSASLRRPVAAGETITSDNLIFLRPGTGIAPAHAEKILGMTAARDLEPRILLTWEDLV from the coding sequence ATGACGATGCAGGACAAGGTTTTCATCATCGCCGAAGCCGGCGTGAACCACAACGGCGACCCGGAGCTTCTGAAGAAGCTCGTCGAGATCGCGGCCGAGGCCGGGGCCGATGCGGTCAAGTTCCAGACCTTCAACGCCGACCGCCTCGCCATGCCCGGTGCCGATACCGCCGCCTACCAGAAGCGCCAGACCGGCGAGGGCGACCAGCACAGCATGCTGCGCAAGCTGGAACTGAGCGATGAAATGCACCATCTGGCGATCGCGCATTGCGCCAAGTTCGGCATCGAATTCATGTCGACGCCCTTCGACGAGGAAGCGCTGGAATACCTGTCCAGCCTCGACATAAAGCGTATCAAGGTGCCCTCGGGCGAGATCACCAACCTGCCGTTCCTGCGCGCTTGCGCACGCAAGGCGCTGCCGCTCATCCTGTCGACCGGCATGGCGACGCTGGAAGAGGTGGTCGATGCGGCCGCCTGCGTGCGCAAGGAATGGGCCGCTGCCGGCCACCAGGAGCGCCCCGGCGACCTGACGGTGCTGCACTGCACGTCCAACTATCCGGCGAAGACCGAAGAGTCGAACCTGCGGGCCATGGCGACGATCGCCAAGGCCGTGAACACGGCCATCGGCTATTCCGATCATACCGAGGGCCTCACCGTCTCGGTCGCGGCGGTCGCCCTTGGCGCGTCGGTCGTCGAAAAGCATTTCACCGTCGATCGCGACCTGCCGGGACCGGACCACAAGGCGTCGCTGGAGCCGCAGGAATTGTCCGACATGGTGCGGCAGATCCGCATCGTCGAGGGCGCGCTCGGCGACGGCGTCAAGCAGCCGAACGCCTCCGAACTGCCGGTGCGCGACGTGGTGCGCAAGAGCGCCAGCCTGCGCCGGCCGGTCGCCGCCGGCGAGACGATCACGAGCGATAACCTCATCTTCCTGCGGCCGGGCACCGGCATCGCGCCCGCCCATGCGGAGAAGATCCTCGGCATGACGGCGGCGCGGGACCTCGAGCCGCGTATCCTCCTTACCTGGGAGGACCTCGTTTGA
- a CDS encoding SDR family oxidoreductase, with protein sequence MRSFKQLMSLEGRVAAVTGGAGHIGRAIAAGLAELGATVCLLDRSDEALAKAADELRARVAGARIEGMRIDLENEAERNLVAAPLTERFGGLDILVNNAGFVGDSNLTGWVTEFERQSIETWRRAIEVNLTAAFHLSQSLGGLLRASGHGAIVNVSSIYGNVGPDMSLYDGTAMGNPAAYAVSKGGVVQMTRWLSTVMAPEVRVNCISPGGVARGQPEAFVKRYEARTPLKRMGQEEDFIGAVCYFASDLSGWVTGQNLMVDGGWTTW encoded by the coding sequence ATGAGATCGTTCAAGCAACTGATGTCGCTCGAAGGGCGGGTGGCGGCCGTTACCGGCGGGGCAGGCCATATCGGCCGCGCCATCGCGGCGGGCCTTGCCGAACTCGGCGCGACGGTCTGCCTGCTTGACCGTTCGGACGAGGCGCTGGCCAAGGCGGCCGACGAGCTGCGCGCACGCGTGGCGGGTGCCCGGATCGAGGGGATGCGCATCGACCTTGAGAACGAGGCGGAGCGCAACCTCGTCGCCGCTCCGTTGACGGAGCGCTTCGGCGGGCTCGACATTCTCGTCAACAATGCCGGCTTCGTCGGCGACAGCAACCTGACCGGCTGGGTGACGGAATTCGAACGGCAGTCCATCGAGACCTGGCGCCGGGCGATCGAAGTGAACCTCACGGCGGCCTTCCATCTCAGCCAGTCGCTGGGCGGGCTGCTGCGCGCCTCCGGCCACGGCGCGATCGTCAACGTCTCTTCGATCTATGGTAATGTCGGACCGGACATGTCGCTCTATGACGGCACGGCCATGGGCAATCCGGCCGCCTACGCGGTGAGCAAGGGCGGCGTCGTGCAGATGACGCGCTGGCTCTCGACGGTCATGGCGCCCGAGGTGCGCGTCAACTGCATCAGCCCCGGCGGTGTCGCGCGCGGCCAGCCGGAGGCCTTCGTGAAGCGTTACGAGGCCCGCACGCCGCTGAAGCGCATGGGACAGGAAGAGGATTTCATCGGCGCGGTCTGCTATTTCGCGAGCGACCTGTCCGGCTGGGTCACGGGCCAGAACCTGATGGTGGACGGCGGTTGGACGACCTGGTGA
- a CDS encoding acylneuraminate cytidylyltransferase family protein, with amino-acid sequence MSDMRSVAFIFARGGSKGVPRKNIRLLDGKPLIAHSIEVGLATPGVETVVVSTDDAEIAEVARAHGAEVPFLRPAELAQDNSPEWLAWRHAVTWFEQERGPFDCFVSLPATSPFRAVEDVTACIERIRQDPATDAVITVTEASRSPYFNMVRLDGEQHAEIVLSSGAGISRRQDVPPVYDITTVAYAVRPRFILTAERLFAGTVSAVLVPVERAADIDTEFDFRLAEAIAAMRREDRKETP; translated from the coding sequence ATGTCTGACATGCGCAGCGTCGCCTTCATTTTCGCCCGCGGCGGCTCCAAGGGGGTCCCCCGCAAGAACATCCGCCTTCTCGACGGCAAGCCGCTGATCGCCCATTCCATCGAGGTGGGGCTTGCGACACCCGGTGTCGAAACGGTCGTCGTCTCGACCGACGATGCGGAGATCGCCGAGGTTGCCCGCGCCCATGGTGCGGAGGTCCCGTTCCTGCGCCCGGCCGAGCTGGCGCAGGACAATTCGCCGGAATGGCTCGCCTGGCGGCACGCCGTCACCTGGTTCGAACAGGAGCGCGGCCCGTTCGACTGCTTCGTCAGTCTGCCCGCGACCTCGCCCTTCCGAGCGGTCGAGGACGTGACCGCCTGCATCGAGAGGATCCGGCAGGACCCGGCGACAGATGCGGTGATCACCGTCACCGAGGCGAGCCGCAGCCCCTATTTCAACATGGTGCGGCTCGACGGCGAACAGCATGCGGAAATCGTTCTATCGTCGGGTGCGGGCATCTCGCGCCGGCAGGATGTGCCGCCGGTCTACGACATCACCACGGTCGCCTATGCTGTCCGGCCGCGCTTCATCCTCACCGCCGAGCGCCTGTTCGCCGGCACGGTCAGCGCGGTTCTCGTGCCCGTCGAGCGCGCCGCCGATATCGACACCGAATTCGACTTTCGCCTTGCCGAAGCGATTGCCGCCATGCGACGAGAAGACCGGAAGGAAACGCCATGA
- a CDS encoding Gfo/Idh/MocA family protein, which translates to MERVLVVSLGSIGRRHLRNLRSLLPEAELAVLRRPGSPATAEGATHVFQDLPSALAFRPDAAIVASPATEHLAVARALVGQAIPVLVEKPFADRIDGLAGLVSEAEAKSVPLFVAYNLRFHPMMQRVRALLTDNAVGRVLTARAEVGQYLPDWRPGQPYREGVSARRELGGGALLELSHELDYIYWLFGRPQRLYAAGGQIGDLGIEVEDAVALTLRFGDGAPIVNVNLDFLQRAVTRQLRIVGTEGTLSGNLMTGELDLYRAADGNWTRETCRLADANQPYLDEVAAFFSAIAGSKSPLLASARQGTDVICLVEAARQSMAGRREVEIDYV; encoded by the coding sequence TTGGAAAGGGTCCTCGTCGTCAGTCTCGGCAGCATCGGCCGCCGGCACCTGCGCAACCTGCGCAGCCTCCTGCCGGAAGCGGAACTCGCCGTGCTGCGCCGGCCCGGCAGCCCGGCCACGGCCGAGGGCGCGACCCATGTCTTCCAGGACCTTCCGTCCGCGCTCGCCTTCCGGCCGGATGCGGCGATCGTCGCCTCGCCCGCCACCGAGCACCTTGCCGTGGCGCGCGCACTCGTCGGGCAGGCCATACCGGTCCTGGTGGAAAAACCCTTCGCCGACCGGATCGACGGGCTTGCAGGGCTGGTGAGCGAGGCCGAGGCGAAGAGCGTCCCGCTCTTCGTCGCCTATAATCTTCGTTTTCACCCCATGATGCAGAGGGTGCGCGCCCTCCTCACCGACAACGCCGTTGGCCGCGTGCTCACCGCGCGGGCCGAGGTGGGGCAGTACCTTCCCGATTGGCGCCCCGGCCAGCCCTATCGCGAGGGCGTCTCGGCCCGGCGCGAGCTTGGCGGCGGGGCCCTGCTCGAACTCAGCCACGAGCTCGACTATATCTACTGGCTCTTCGGCCGTCCGCAGCGGCTCTATGCCGCCGGCGGGCAGATCGGCGACCTCGGCATCGAAGTCGAGGATGCCGTCGCCCTGACGCTGCGCTTCGGCGACGGCGCCCCGATCGTCAACGTCAACCTCGATTTCCTCCAGCGCGCCGTGACGCGCCAGCTCCGCATCGTCGGAACGGAGGGGACGCTTTCCGGCAACCTCATGACGGGCGAGCTCGACCTCTATCGTGCCGCAGACGGCAACTGGACGCGCGAAACCTGCCGGCTGGCGGACGCCAACCAGCCCTATCTCGATGAGGTCGCGGCGTTCTTCTCGGCCATTGCCGGTAGTAAGTCGCCGTTGCTGGCGAGCGCGCGGCAGGGCACGGATGTCATCTGCCTTGTCGAGGCTGCGCGGCAATCCATGGCCGGGCGAAGGGAAGTGGAGATCGATTATGTCTGA
- the hisH gene encoding imidazole glycerol phosphate synthase subunit HisH — translation MTKAAEITLVDYGMANMLNVARAFRHCGAEIRVVESAAEAGPAERLVVPGVGAFEKSIRAVREKGFDEFIRRHVETGRPFLGVCVGMQMLFEASEEFGEHQGLGILPGRVARVPSVDTAGEPQPVPHIGWSALVPAQAERSWEGTLLADHQPGASSVYFVHSFAARPADEGDMLADCLYGGHRICAAVQRDNICATQFHPERSGEIGLSVIRRFLSL, via the coding sequence ATGACGAAGGCGGCGGAAATCACACTGGTCGACTACGGCATGGCCAACATGCTGAACGTCGCCCGCGCCTTCCGGCATTGCGGCGCCGAGATCCGCGTCGTCGAAAGCGCGGCGGAGGCGGGGCCTGCCGAAAGGCTCGTCGTGCCCGGCGTCGGCGCCTTCGAGAAGAGCATCCGCGCCGTGCGCGAGAAGGGCTTCGACGAGTTCATCCGCCGCCATGTCGAGACGGGCCGGCCGTTCCTCGGCGTGTGCGTCGGCATGCAGATGCTGTTCGAGGCGAGCGAGGAGTTCGGCGAGCATCAGGGGCTCGGCATCCTGCCCGGCCGGGTCGCCAGGGTTCCATCCGTCGATACGGCCGGTGAACCGCAGCCCGTGCCGCATATCGGCTGGAGCGCGCTCGTGCCGGCGCAAGCGGAGCGTTCCTGGGAAGGCACGCTTCTCGCCGACCACCAGCCGGGCGCATCGAGCGTCTATTTCGTGCATTCCTTCGCCGCCCGCCCGGCGGATGAAGGTGACATGCTGGCCGATTGCCTCTATGGCGGCCATCGCATCTGCGCTGCGGTGCAGCGCGACAATATCTGCGCGACGCAGTTCCATCCCGAGCGCAGCGGTGAAATCGGCCTTTCCGTCATCCGCCGCTTCCTGAGCCTGTGA